Genomic window (Deltaproteobacteria bacterium):
TCATCCCGATTTTGCAAGCAAAATCGGGATGAACCGCAGGGAATTAAAAGTCTTTGAAGGGGGTCTGGGGGAAACTTTCTACAGAAAGTTTCCCCCAGGCTCGAAGTGTTCGCGGGGGTGGCGGCAGCATGGACAGGCCTGCGGGGGTTCGGTGCCCTCGTGGATGAATCCGCAGACCCCGCACTTCCACTTTATGGGCTCGGGCCGCTTATAGACCGTGCCGGCCTCGACCATTTCGAGGAGCCGCCTGAAGCGGTCGCGGTGGTGGCTCTCCACCTCGGCTATCTTGCGGAAGAGGTTGGCCGCCTCGGCATCCCCTTCCTGCTCGGCCTCGGCGGCGAAGGCGGGGTACATGTCGGTGGCCTCGTAGTCCTCGCCCTCCATGGCGGCCCTCAGGTTGGCGGCCGTGTCGCCCAGGCCG
Coding sequences:
- a CDS encoding rubrerythrin family protein, with the protein product MSKTRKNFEAAFAGESQARNRYLFYADVARKEGYHYIAKIFEETASNERRHAKDHFKRLGGLGDTAANLRAAMEGEDYEATDMYPAFAAEAEQEGDAEAANLFRKIAEVESHHRDRFRRLLEMVEAGTVYKRPEPIKWKCGVCGFIHEGTEPPQACPCCRHPREHFEPGGNFL